A window from uncultured Desulfobacter sp. encodes these proteins:
- a CDS encoding SMR family transporter has protein sequence MAVYLPLIIFGVLLNAAAQLALKQGMRQIGYFEFSLRNSSHIFFAVATSPCVLAGLSCYVISVVVWLLVLSRVEVSYAYPLLSIGYIVTAFAGWIFFQESISLTRWAGIAVICLGVWLITRSA, from the coding sequence ATGGCAGTCTATCTTCCTCTGATTATTTTTGGCGTCCTGCTGAACGCGGCCGCCCAACTGGCACTCAAGCAGGGCATGAGGCAAATCGGTTATTTTGAATTTTCCCTGCGGAACAGCAGCCACATTTTTTTTGCCGTTGCCACAAGCCCCTGTGTTCTGGCCGGATTGTCCTGTTACGTCATCAGTGTGGTGGTCTGGCTCCTGGTGCTTTCCAGGGTTGAAGTCAGTTATGCCTATCCCCTGCTGTCCATCGGCTATATTGTCACGGCGTTTGCCGGGTGGATCTTTTTTCAGGAGAGCATCAGCCTGACGCGCTGGGCCGGCATTGCCGTTATCTGCCTCGGGGTCTGGCTGATTACCCGTTCAGCATGA